Proteins encoded within one genomic window of Diorhabda sublineata isolate icDioSubl1.1 chromosome 1, icDioSubl1.1, whole genome shotgun sequence:
- the LOC130447032 gene encoding lactosylceramide 4-alpha-galactosyltransferase-like, with protein MHIRNLLRYWRCFGVAIVIIIILNLQSQEFQYQYNLACYSAKGNTLPDISEVPPRKGKSIFFHETSCKSLQKGKITITSRQACAVESAAIMNPNLDIYLLYTSPGIIKNEGDESDLFLSALLSYKNVKILHLNYERYINNTPVGNLWKYNKIQSSRYSLSHASDILRYVTLWKYGGIYLDLDVVILKSLEDLPANFAGLQSLTDVAAGVMGFAASGKGHEMAERCLLDLQKNFDGDNWGNNGPGVITRLLLNLCGITNRTKDTNLLELIVDKDCGGFTVFTPTAFYPISYQTWYWYFDEYKLQSMIFNTEDSYAIHTWNKFSANTKVLLNSGMPYFYYAKKYCPKVVAECTRTF; from the exons ATgcatataagaaatttattgagaTACTGGAGATGTTTCGGAGTAGCAATCGTCATAATTATCATATTAAATTTACAATCGCAAGAATTTCAATACCAATACAACCTAGCCTGTTATTCTGCAAAAGGAAATACATTACCCGACATATCAGAAGTACCTCCCCGAAAaggaaaatcaatatttttccatGAAACATCTTGTAAATCATtacaaaaaggaaaaataacaataacttCACGTCAAGCATGTGCAGTAGAGAGCGCCGCTATTATGAATCCGAATTTAGACATTTATTTGCTTTATACTTCACCaggtattataaaaaacgaaggAGACGAATCTGACTTGTTCCTAAGTGCCTTATTAAGTTATAAAAACGTCAAGATTTTACATTTAAACTATGAAAGGTACATTAATAACACCCCTGTAGGAAATCTCTGGAAGTACAATAAAATACAAAGCTCTCGTTACTCGCTGAGTCATGCTAGTGATATACTTAG ATATGTTACGCTATGGAAATATGGCGGAATTTATTTAGATCTGGACGTGGTTATTTTGAAGTCTCTGGAAGATCTACCCGCAAATTTTGCTGGATTACAATCTCTGACAGATGTGGCAGCTGGTGTGATGGGTTTTGCTGCGTCCGGTAAAGGACACGAAATGGCAGAAAGATGTTTACTCGATCTTCAAAAGAACTTTGACGGTGACAATTGGGGAAATAATGGTCCAGGAGTGATAACAAG ATTATTGTTGAATCTTTGTGGAATAACCAATAGGACCAAAGATACcaatttattagaattaattGTCGATAAGGATTGTGGAGGATTCACTGTATTCACACCTACAGCTTTCTATCCGATATCGTATCAGACTTGGTATTGGTATTTCGATGAATATAAATTACAATCTATGATATTTAACACTGAAGATAGTTACGCAATACATACTTGGAATAAATTTAGCGCCAATACGAAAGTACTTTTGAATTCGGGTATGCCTTATTTTTATTACGCCAAAAAATATTGTCCCAAAGTCGTTGCCGAATGCACTAGGACGTTTTAA